The following coding sequences lie in one Silene latifolia isolate original U9 population chromosome 5, ASM4854445v1, whole genome shotgun sequence genomic window:
- the LOC141654934 gene encoding wall-associated receptor kinase 2-like, with amino-acid sequence MASFIFGVQQGMEQGVEQTLFNGLDLWDLLVVSNGSLGGTTNIPNILISKPVQLSEKYFQRKSKLDAKDVGSPMPKESDEVVIEEISPNAKESDVISKFNQRCYYNETIDDLFYKIDCETNSHNDPPRPMYGGLEVLDIALPEGEIRISNTISHICFDKNGKQILQNNSTLTMGRFTISSTKNIFAAIGCDTYAWFEGMRQEQSYHTGCMSVCDTINDVVANGTCKDLGCCTTPVPEGVTNITIEAQSFAQHKDVIGFNPCGSAFVVEKNNFNFSIGNLTKVPNKPGELPVVFDWMIGTENCSIARARGTCLCKGNSTCDDSSINVGYRCKCKDGYSGNPYLPNGCNDVDECADQGLNNCKKQEYCINTNGGFSCRCPKGFHGDGIETGTCISYRRETSSTSFKVSVGVGGLIIASIMLAFVLFWQRERKRLRIARQSFFTQNGGHLLHQRLSSGRDVSVEMLKIFTIEELEKATNKYNDNNIIGKGGFGVVYKGTLDNNQVVAIKRSLKVDSAQTEQFINEVVVLSQLNNRHVVKLLGCCLETELPLLVYEFIDNGTLHEHLHNERKASLLKWDMRLKIASQVAEVLSYLHTTISIPIIHRDIKSTNILLDRNYMAKVADFGASRLVPMDQAHLATMVIGTCGYLDPEYLQTSELPQKSDVYSFGVVLVELFTREYAVSSNRPENERCLANFFLMKLKEDRFLEIIDKTIASEEMLEQVKEVANLAQWCLRLKGDERPTMKEVAAELERIRGRVRSQVPLSMVNQYDNDVYLHGESSRRGEQSDSCHKGSTMESSNSQISSLLASLEYGR; translated from the exons ATGGCAAGCTTTATCTTTGGCGTGCAGCAAGGCATGGAGCAAGGTGTGGAGCAAACATTATTTAATGGTCTTGATTTGTGGGATTTGCTTGTTGTGAGCAACGGCTCTCTGGGAGGCACAACCAACATCCCTAATATCCTAATATCAAAGCCTGTGCAGTTATCTGAGAAATACTTCCAA aggaagagcaagcttgatgccaaagATGTTGGGTCTCCTATGCCAAAAGAAAGTGATGAGGTGGTAATTGAAGAaatctctcctaatgctaaggagagtgaCGTCATTTCAAAG TTTAA TCAACGATGTTATTACAATGAAACAATCGACGACCTTTTTTACAAAATCGATTGTGAAACTAATTCCCACAACGACCCACCTCGACCCATGTACGGTGGACTAGAGGTGCTAGACATCGCGTTACCTGAAGGAGAAATTCGAATCTCTAACACAATTTCTCACATTTGTTTCGACAAAAATGGTAAACAAATTTTACAAAATAATTCGACTTTAACCATGGGAAGATTTACCATTTCGAGTACAAAAAATATTTTCGCGGCCATAGGGTGTGACACGTATGCTTGGTTCGAAGGGATGCGTCAAGAACAATCATACCATACAGGATGTATGTCAGTATGTGACACAATCAACGATGTTGTTGCGAATGGAACGTGTAAAGATCTCGGTTGTTGTACTACTCCGGTCCCTGAGGGTGTGACCAATATTACGATTGAGGCTCAAAGTTTTGCTCAACATAAGGATGTTATAGGGTTTAATCCTTGTGGTTCTGCCTTCGTCGTTGAAAAGAATAACTTCAATTTTAGTATTGGTAACTTGACTAAGGTGCCTAATAAGCCGGGGGAGCttccggttgtttttgattggaTGATTGGAACCGAGAATTGCTCGATAGCTCGAGCAAGAGGGACATGCTTGTGCAAGGGAAATAGTACTTGTGATGATTCGAGTATTAATGTTGGATATCGATGCAAGTGTAAAGATGGATACTCCGGCAACCCATACTTACCTAATGGTTGcaacg ATGTGGATGAGTGTGCTGATCAAGGGCTCAACAACTGTAAAAAGCAAGAATATTGCATCAACACCAATGGCGGTTTTAGTTGTCGTTGTCCTAAGGGGTTCCATGGCGATGGCATAGAGACGGGTACTTGTATTTCTTACCGGAGGGAAACATCTTCAACTTCATTCAAGGTCTCAGTTG GTGTTGGAGGTCTCATCATTGCTTCAATAATGCTAGCATTCGTGCTTTTTTGGCAACGCGAGAGAAAGCGCCTAAGGATAGCTCGACAAAGCTTCTTCACACAAAATGGCGGTCACTTATTGCATCAAAGGCTCTCTTCTGGAAGAGATGTATCAGTTGAAATGCTAAAAATATTCACCATTGAAGAACTCGAAAAGGCAACTAACAAATACAATGACAATAATATCATAGGCAAGGGCGGATTTGGCGTTGTATACAAAGGAACCTTGGATAACAATCAAGTAGTTGCCATCAAGAGGTCCCTCAAAGTAGACTCGGCCCAGACCGAGCAATTCATTAATGAAGTCGTGGTGTTGTCTCAATTGAATAACCGGCATGTGGTGAAGCTCTTAGGGTGTTGTCTTGAGACCGAGTTACCATTACTTGTCTACGAGTTTATCGACAATGGAACATTACATGAACACTTGCATAATGAAAGGAAGGCATCTCTTCTTAAGTGGGATATGAGGCTCAAAATCGCGTCTCAAGTGGCCGAGGTTTTATCCTATTTGCACACCACAATTTCGATACCTATAATTCACAGAGATATCAAGTCGACCAACATTCTCCTAGACCGTAATTACATGGCCAAAGTAGCCGATTTTGGAGCATCAAGGTTGGTTCCAATGGATCAAGCTCATTTAGCCACCATGGTTATAGGAACATGTGGTTATTTGGATCCTGAGTACTTACAGACAAGTGAACTGCCCCAAAAGAGCGATGTCTACAGCTTTGGAGTAGTTCTGGTCGAACTTTTTACTAGAGAATATGCAGTTTCTTCTAATAGGCCGGAAAATGAGAGATGCCTAGCAAACTTCTTTCTAATGAAATTGAAGGAAGATCGCTTTCTCGAGATCATTGACAAAACAATAGCAAGTGAAGAAATGTTGGAGCAAGTAAAAGAAGTAGCTAATCTTGCTCAATGGTGCTTGAGATTAAAGGGTGATGAGAGACCAACTATGAAGGAAGTTGCGGCCGAGCTAGAAAGAATAAGAGGAAGAGTTCGATCACAAGTACCGTTGAGTATGGTGAACCAATATGACAATGATGTATACTTGCACGGTGAGTCGTCGAGACGAGGGGAACAAAGTGATAGTTGTCATAAGGGAAGTACCATGGAGTCTTCTAATAGCCAGATTAGTAGCCTTTTGGCATCCTTAGAATATGGTAGATGA